From Deinococcus aquaticus, one genomic window encodes:
- a CDS encoding dienelactone hydrolase family protein: MMLKHLLSTSALLLSSLALGQAVKGADVAVTSGGRAYQSYLAAPASATPKPAVILLHSFNGLEQGYKDLVDEMAAAGYVTLALGWQTFEREPSDATVKTLVEDGLKFLGARGDVNMNAVGLTGFCAGGRYTMLLQPQLKQFKAGVAWYGFPDQGGTAAKPQAPTALIGDLSTPMLIIHGTRDVPSPVAGIYAYAQKLDAASKTFKLSVYQGEPHGFLLSSGRLTDTPASRDARRDMLAYFREWLK; the protein is encoded by the coding sequence ATGATGCTCAAGCACCTGCTGTCCACCTCGGCCCTGCTGCTGTCGTCTCTCGCGCTGGGCCAGGCGGTCAAGGGGGCGGACGTTGCCGTGACCAGCGGCGGGCGCGCCTACCAGAGTTACCTCGCCGCGCCCGCGAGCGCCACGCCCAAACCCGCCGTGATTCTCCTGCACTCCTTCAACGGGCTGGAACAGGGTTACAAGGACCTGGTGGACGAGATGGCCGCCGCCGGGTACGTGACCCTGGCGCTGGGCTGGCAGACCTTCGAGCGGGAGCCCAGCGACGCCACTGTGAAAACCCTGGTCGAGGACGGATTGAAGTTCCTGGGCGCGCGCGGCGACGTGAACATGAACGCCGTCGGCCTGACCGGCTTCTGCGCGGGCGGGCGCTACACCATGCTGCTGCAACCGCAACTCAAGCAGTTCAAGGCGGGCGTCGCCTGGTATGGGTTCCCGGATCAGGGCGGCACGGCCGCCAAACCGCAGGCCCCCACCGCCCTGATCGGTGACCTGAGCACGCCCATGCTGATCATTCACGGCACCAGGGACGTGCCCAGTCCGGTGGCCGGCATCTACGCCTACGCGCAGAAACTGGACGCCGCCAGCAAGACCTTCAAACTCAGCGTGTACCAGGGCGAACCTCACGGCTTCCTGCTGAGCAGCGGTCGCCTGACCGACACGCCCGCCAGCCGGGACGCGCGGCGCGACATGCTCGCCTACTTCCGGGAGTGGTTGAAGTAG
- a CDS encoding YqhA family protein — protein MAKRSPPAPLSATRRRTLAGAFGFTRLIVELGVLSSFAFSLALFVAAIAQAYVTIRAALGELGEAGTTKTLIVAAVEQADTLLVGVALLIISFGLQALFVGRVQNVPAWLHIDSFDDLKQKLIGIVIVALAVNFFSVALEWKGGADILVYGAAIAAVVLAVGAYSVVLTRQGLARDHQAAPHDPPGPADGSGRA, from the coding sequence ATGGCGAAACGTTCCCCCCCGGCCCCCCTGAGTGCCACGCGGCGCCGCACGCTGGCGGGCGCGTTCGGCTTCACGCGCCTGATCGTGGAACTGGGCGTCCTGAGTTCCTTCGCGTTCAGTCTGGCGCTGTTCGTGGCCGCGATCGCGCAGGCGTACGTGACCATCCGCGCCGCGCTGGGTGAACTGGGCGAGGCCGGAACCACCAAGACCCTGATCGTCGCGGCGGTCGAGCAGGCTGACACGCTACTGGTGGGCGTGGCGCTCCTGATCATCTCGTTCGGGTTGCAGGCTCTGTTCGTGGGACGCGTGCAGAACGTCCCGGCGTGGCTGCACATCGACTCGTTCGATGACCTGAAACAGAAACTGATCGGGATCGTGATCGTGGCGCTCGCCGTGAACTTCTTCAGCGTGGCCCTGGAATGGAAGGGCGGCGCGGACATCCTGGTGTACGGCGCGGCCATCGCTGCCGTGGTCCTGGCCGTGGGCGCCTACTCGGTGGTCCTGACCCGGCAGGGACTGGCCCGCGACCATCAGGCCGCCCCGCACGACCCGCCGGGCCCGGCGGACGGCAGCGGCCGTGCTTGA
- a CDS encoding MOSC domain-containing protein: MKTIHELRATFPRPGRVEWIGLRPARRAPLLQVAQIEAHPLVGLIGDHGKLAPPRLTALTGEAGETGVRVPAPPVPGGPGRRQVTLIQAEHLPVIAALCGRAEVTPDLLRRNIVISGIPLLALKDARFQIGEVILEGTGECHPCSRMEETLGEGGYNAVRGHGGLTARVLRGGLIREGDTLTPLP, from the coding sequence ATGAAGACCATCCATGAACTGCGCGCCACCTTCCCCCGGCCGGGGCGGGTCGAGTGGATCGGGCTGCGACCCGCCCGCCGCGCCCCGCTGCTGCAAGTGGCGCAGATCGAGGCGCACCCGCTCGTCGGACTGATCGGGGATCACGGGAAACTGGCCCCGCCCCGCCTGACGGCCCTGACCGGCGAGGCGGGCGAGACCGGGGTGCGGGTGCCCGCGCCGCCGGTGCCGGGCGGGCCGGGGCGGCGGCAGGTGACGCTGATTCAGGCCGAGCACCTGCCGGTCATCGCGGCGCTGTGCGGGCGCGCGGAGGTCACGCCGGACCTGCTGCGGCGCAACATCGTGATCAGCGGCATTCCCCTGCTGGCCCTCAAGGACGCCCGCTTCCAGATCGGCGAGGTGATCCTGGAAGGCACGGGCGAATGTCACCCCTGCTCGCGCATGGAAGAAACCCTGGGTGAGGGCGGGTACAACGCCGTGCGCGGCCACGGGGGGCTGACCGCCCGCGTGCTCCGGGGCGGCCTGATCCGCGAGGGCGACACCCTCACCCCGCTGCCCTGA
- a CDS encoding tRNA (adenine(22)-N(1))-methyltransferase TrmK, translating to MLDARLETVLSLIRAPVHADIGSDHAGLPLELVRRGHIERGVIVELNSGPLENARQAVARAGLGDRLDVRAGDGLDPLAPGEVPSVSLTGLGALTMRGILERGAARQVRPDALVVQPNDNPAPLREWALGAGYHLRAERLASGYWTYPVLRFERADGPDPAYDGLPREAARRYGPLLLHEASALLRQQVHADVTRLTPLAAPGRPAALELATAQAALAWLDGQTSLDAGAER from the coding sequence GTGCTTGACGCCCGCCTCGAAACGGTCCTGTCCCTGATCCGCGCGCCGGTGCACGCCGACATCGGCAGTGACCATGCGGGCCTGCCGCTGGAACTCGTGCGGCGCGGCCACATCGAGCGGGGCGTGATCGTGGAACTGAACTCCGGTCCCCTGGAGAACGCGCGGCAGGCCGTGGCCCGCGCGGGCCTGGGCGACCGTCTGGACGTGCGCGCCGGCGATGGCCTGGACCCGCTGGCGCCCGGCGAGGTGCCCAGCGTCAGCCTGACCGGCCTGGGCGCGCTGACCATGCGCGGCATCCTGGAACGCGGCGCGGCCCGGCAGGTACGCCCAGACGCCCTAGTCGTGCAACCGAACGACAATCCCGCCCCGCTGCGCGAGTGGGCCCTGGGGGCCGGGTATCACCTGCGGGCCGAGCGGCTGGCCAGCGGGTACTGGACCTACCCGGTCCTTCGTTTCGAGCGGGCTGACGGGCCGGACCCCGCCTACGACGGCCTCCCGCGTGAAGCGGCGCGGCGCTACGGGCCGCTGCTGCTGCACGAGGCGAGTGCGCTGCTCCGCCAGCAGGTGCACGCGGACGTGACCCGCCTGACTCCGCTGGCCGCGCCGGGACGCCCGGCTGCGCTGGAACTCGCCACGGCGCAAGCGGCGCTGGCGTGGCTGGACGGCCAGACCTCCCTGGACGCTGGTGCAGAGCGGTAA
- the rny gene encoding ribonuclease Y codes for MEQPEKELNVTMIWIIVALLFGLVGGFLGGQSRGARQRAEVDDRLQREARSEAERIRTQAEAEAQRIREQADQARQDAGRRTQEAADREAQAGVQLAQLDGQREQLSGQREQIAALRAQAEAERVQAKQDAAREREALSSDRQETRRERDELKREIERLNRRAEQLDARGEKLDTLEDRLEERSRALTEHEAEIGARLHQADLKLFEVANLSPEAAREEILGRLDAELEEEKAIRVKAMQERASADAKRTARHVIAQAIQRSASETSAALSVSVVPIPNDAMKGRLIGREGRNIRAFEALTGVDLIIDDTPEAVILSSFNPVRREVAKHVLDALVADGRIHPTRIEEMVHKAQDEMKVFMHAQGEEAAIEAGVVGIKPGLVQLLGRMYFRTSYGQNVLKHSIQVAHLTGIMAGELGLDAGMARRAGLMHDVGKSIDREIDGTHVDIGINLAKRFGEPQEVIDAIAHHHDPENGETLYSVLVAAADAISAARPGARREELESYVRRLEQLEQIAVSFPGVQQAYAIQAGREVRVIVQPEKVTDAQATLLAREIAGRVEQDMEYPGQVQVTVVRESRAVEVAR; via the coding sequence ATGGAACAACCCGAAAAGGAGCTGAACGTGACGATGATCTGGATCATTGTGGCGCTCCTGTTCGGTCTGGTCGGAGGATTCCTGGGAGGGCAGTCACGCGGCGCGCGCCAGCGGGCCGAGGTGGACGACCGGCTCCAGCGGGAGGCCCGCAGCGAGGCGGAACGCATTCGCACGCAGGCCGAAGCGGAAGCGCAGCGCATCAGGGAACAGGCCGACCAGGCCAGACAGGACGCCGGAAGAAGAACGCAGGAAGCCGCAGATCGTGAGGCCCAGGCGGGTGTGCAGCTCGCCCAGCTGGACGGACAGAGAGAGCAGTTAAGCGGGCAGCGCGAGCAGATCGCGGCCCTGCGCGCCCAGGCGGAAGCCGAACGCGTGCAGGCCAAGCAGGACGCTGCGCGGGAACGCGAAGCCCTGAGCAGCGACCGCCAGGAAACCCGCCGCGAACGGGACGAACTCAAGCGTGAGATCGAGCGCCTGAACCGCCGCGCCGAGCAGCTCGACGCGCGCGGCGAGAAACTCGACACCCTCGAGGACCGGCTGGAGGAACGCAGCCGCGCCCTGACCGAACACGAGGCCGAGATCGGCGCGCGGCTGCATCAGGCCGACCTGAAACTGTTCGAGGTGGCGAACCTGTCGCCCGAAGCGGCCCGCGAGGAAATCCTGGGCAGACTGGACGCCGAGCTGGAAGAGGAAAAAGCCATCCGCGTGAAGGCCATGCAGGAACGCGCCTCTGCCGACGCCAAGCGAACGGCGCGGCACGTGATCGCGCAGGCCATCCAGCGAAGCGCCTCCGAAACCAGCGCGGCGCTGAGCGTGTCCGTGGTGCCCATCCCGAACGACGCCATGAAGGGCCGCCTGATCGGCCGCGAGGGCCGCAACATCCGCGCCTTCGAGGCCCTGACCGGCGTGGACCTGATCATCGACGACACGCCGGAAGCAGTGATCCTGTCGAGCTTCAACCCGGTGCGCCGCGAGGTCGCCAAGCACGTGCTGGACGCCCTGGTCGCCGACGGCCGCATCCACCCGACCCGCATCGAGGAGATGGTGCACAAGGCGCAGGACGAGATGAAGGTCTTCATGCACGCCCAGGGTGAGGAAGCCGCCATCGAGGCGGGCGTGGTGGGCATCAAGCCGGGGCTGGTGCAGCTGCTGGGCCGCATGTACTTCCGTACCAGTTACGGGCAGAACGTCCTGAAGCACTCCATTCAGGTGGCGCACCTGACCGGCATCATGGCCGGCGAACTGGGCCTGGACGCCGGCATGGCCCGCCGCGCCGGCCTGATGCACGACGTGGGCAAGAGCATTGACCGCGAGATCGACGGCACTCACGTGGACATCGGCATCAACCTCGCCAAACGCTTCGGCGAGCCGCAAGAGGTCATCGACGCCATCGCGCACCACCACGACCCGGAGAACGGCGAGACGCTGTACTCCGTGCTGGTCGCCGCCGCCGACGCCATCAGCGCCGCGAGGCCCGGCGCGCGCCGCGAGGAACTCGAATCGTACGTGCGCCGCCTGGAGCAACTCGAGCAGATCGCCGTGTCGTTCCCCGGCGTGCAGCAGGCCTACGCCATCCAGGCCGGGCGCGAGGTGCGCGTGATCGTGCAGCCCGAGAAGGTCACGGACGCCCAGGCGACCCTGCTGGCCCGCGAGATCGCCGGCCGCGTCGAGCAGGACATGGAGTACCCAGGACAGGTGCAGGTCACCGTCGTGCGTGAAAGCCGCGCCGTGGAAGTCGCCCGCTAA
- the tyrS gene encoding tyrosine--tRNA ligase, with translation MSEIRWNVPIDEQIDLLRRGVVDLVSEDDLRRKLERGAPLRVKLGADPTRPDLHLGHAVILRKMRQFQDLGHKVIMLIGDFTAMIGDPSGKSKTRPPLTLEQTRENAKSYLEQCRLILRQESEVLEIRYNGEWLEPMGYADVIRLASRYTVARIMERDDFRKRFEGGVPIAVHELLYPLTQGYDSVALEADVELGGTDQLFNNLVGRALQRDYGQESQVVMTLPLLVGLDGTEKMSKSLDNYIGLTDEPHTMFARLMKVPDPLLNNYFTLLTDLPAARIEELLAGHPVAAHRELAREVVAALHPGADLDAAEARFRSVAKGGIPENIPTVTVPVADLDDSADTGRISMARLVVMAGLEPSNGAARKLMQNRGLKLNGEPFTDPQGSLTREQLSAEGGAVIQKGKDRFARLILGS, from the coding sequence ATGAGTGAAATCCGCTGGAACGTACCGATTGACGAGCAGATCGACCTGCTCAGGCGCGGCGTGGTGGACCTGGTGTCCGAGGACGACCTGCGCCGCAAACTGGAGAGGGGCGCGCCGCTGCGCGTGAAGCTGGGGGCCGACCCGACCCGCCCGGACCTGCATCTGGGGCACGCCGTGATCCTGCGCAAGATGCGGCAGTTCCAGGACCTGGGGCACAAGGTCATCATGCTGATCGGGGACTTCACCGCGATGATCGGCGACCCCAGCGGCAAGAGCAAGACCCGCCCGCCGCTGACGCTGGAGCAGACGCGAGAGAACGCGAAAAGCTACCTGGAGCAGTGCCGCCTGATCCTGCGCCAGGAGAGCGAGGTACTGGAGATCCGGTACAACGGTGAGTGGCTTGAGCCCATGGGCTACGCCGACGTGATCCGCCTCGCCAGCCGCTACACGGTCGCGCGGATCATGGAACGCGACGACTTCCGCAAGCGCTTCGAGGGCGGCGTGCCCATCGCCGTTCACGAACTGCTGTACCCGCTCACGCAGGGCTACGACAGCGTGGCACTGGAAGCCGACGTGGAACTGGGCGGCACGGACCAGCTGTTCAACAACCTGGTGGGCCGCGCCCTGCAACGCGACTACGGGCAGGAATCGCAGGTCGTCATGACCCTGCCGCTGCTGGTCGGCCTGGACGGCACCGAGAAGATGTCCAAGAGCCTGGACAACTACATCGGCCTGACCGACGAGCCGCATACCATGTTCGCGCGGCTGATGAAGGTCCCCGACCCCCTGCTGAACAACTACTTCACGCTGCTGACCGACCTGCCGGCCGCGCGGATCGAGGAACTGCTGGCCGGCCATCCGGTCGCCGCGCACCGCGAACTGGCGCGTGAGGTCGTTGCGGCCCTGCATCCCGGCGCGGATCTGGACGCCGCCGAGGCACGCTTCCGCTCGGTCGCCAAGGGGGGCATTCCCGAGAACATTCCCACCGTGACCGTCCCGGTGGCCGATCTGGACGACAGCGCGGATACCGGGCGCATCAGCATGGCGCGGCTGGTGGTCATGGCTGGCCTGGAACCCAGTAACGGCGCGGCGCGCAAACTCATGCAGAACCGGGGCCTGAAACTGAACGGCGAGCCGTTCACGGACCCGCAGGGCAGCCTGACCCGCGAACAGCTCTCGGCAGAGGGCGGCGCGGTCATCCAGAAGGGCAAGGACCGCTTTGCGCGCCTGATCCTGGGCTCCTGA